Genomic window (Festucalex cinctus isolate MCC-2025b chromosome 7, RoL_Fcin_1.0, whole genome shotgun sequence):
ggAACTTTGTACACAGCGAGACCTATCGGGtgagcttcctttttttttttttttttttttcttcacctccCTTTTGCTGCCTGTGTATGAATCACGTCAGCCGCTCCTCCCTCCCGGGTGACATCATCGCTTTTGGACGCCTCCTCCTTCCAACAAACAGGAGACAGCATGTCTGACTGTTGCACTGTATGGAAAGCATGTTTGGGCATTTATGTCATACGGCCAACTAGCTGTACTAGTAGCACCGTTTTGCCTCACGAGTAACCTGCCGTTGTATGGAAGTCCAaaagtacggagcccctaaggtgacatgataggaaaaaaaaaaattgaattcaaagattgcgagggaacgcaaagtcgtttttttcgcctaccgtgtcaccttcgctgcgccgtaaacacttccgggtcatcttccatgcgaccaaaagcgacgtgtaaacaaagcagtggaaaaatacatgctccatcctagtcgctttgggaaagctttcccactgttttgtttcatgtttacaaacgttccatccttgtcgctttttttttcccactcactcactcacagaagcttacgtgtgtgaatgagtgagtgaagaaaaaaaaaaatccttgcgtgctttcaaattgccgcgggagtgacgtcacgcagctgacacgccaccccccctgctctgcgattggctggagggttgtaaacactgtctttccacagaaacgtcccgctgtttacaaaacaaacacaaaatggcaaactaCAGGCTGGTGAGGTGGGGgcttaggacgaaattaccacaaaagattaacaaaaacacagatgtgtagactgagagaaagttagtgtgtacatcctgtatttaaaaagtgcattttcatgagtgaatccggcagacagcccctttaactaGCGCACACTTTTACCTCACTCGTAACATACTACTGTACtaatacgcaaaaaaaaaaaagactttgctAATAAAACACAGTTGTTATGCTAGTAGCGCACTCAGATGGAGGAAATCAATGAAATGCTCAAATGTCTTTCCATATTATTGTTGTTTCAGAGCACTCAGACAAACAGACATATCCAATTAATAATGCAGCATATTTTTATTGAAGCACTTAGTATGAAGATGGCTTTGGAATTCCGTATTCGTTTGCAAATATGACCGAATGTTCCACTTTTTCTTCTCAGAGCGCACTGAAGTAGGCGAGGAGGCCTGTGTCAGGGGACGGCTGCATCATTAGCTGCTGAATCTGGGTGGGTGACAGAAAATGAATTATTATATCGATCGGAAAAACGTCAAGCAGCCACATTTAGAATAATGGGCAGCAAATGAGAACTAATACAAAAGTTATGTGAAAACAGGAaacgatagctagctagctagctagctgttggTCCCCATTTGGTTTCGCAGGGTGTACCTCCTTGAAGTTGGGGTGCTTTGCACCTTGGACCAGCTGCAGCAGGACGGCCTCGGTGGTGGTGAGGAAGGCGCCGCTCTGCTTCAGGCGGGACAGAGCGAACAAGCGGTCCGTTTGGCTACGCggaaagaaaacacacacacacacacacacgcacgcttaGCTGTGCAAACGCGGCGGAAGGGGGTGTTGTTATGTAAGCGGCTACCTCCGCGACGAGACGGCGTCCGACACGATGTGGACCTCGATTCCTTTTTCCAGCAGGTCAAATGTTGTACACTGCGACAAGAGCAAAGGTGGATCAGGCTTGTGACTCATTTACTAAATaagttgcaaatgtttttttttgttttgtttgtttttttaccgcaATGCAAGCGTGCGCCTCTATGCCGCACAGGATGGCCTGCTTGGGGTTCCCCAGGGACTGCATCTCCTTCTGCACCTCCTCGATCATCATGGTGAAGGATGTTTTTGCGTGAGCCGTCAAGCCCTCCGCTCCTAGCTCGGGCACCGTGGGGCCCAGACCTTTCGGGTACTGCTCTGTAAGGATGGCGGGGATCCCCAGGACTTGGCTGGCCTATCAGAACGGGGGTGTAAGATCAGGTTCAACAGGAagtaggattattattttttttattactgcgAGGCGATAGTCGCAACCTGGAGCAATCTGGCCGCATTGCTGACGATGTTGGTGAACTGGAAGATGTTGGGTCGGAACTTCTCTTGCATGTCGCACAGGAGGAGCACCGCATCCTTGGTGGAGAGCCTGCCGATGCCTGCCACTGTCAACATTGCAAGATGTACGTGCATGTTACTTGATAAAAGGATTAAACAGTGATTCGGATTCATGCAGGGCAATTTTTGGTAGTAGACTGCAACGAGGCTACAGGAAGTAATAACACGGCTACCTTTGCAAAGCCAAGGTGACTTACTGTTGCTGATTGACTATGAAGCACACTGTGTGAAGTTCCAACTGTCAGACTATCCTCATGTGACAACACCacctgtgttaaaaaagaaaacatacatATGCTAATGAGAaaaagaaacatccatccaAGTAATCAGAAGATATAAATAACCCTAAGGAGGTACCATGTCTTATTTACTTAAAGAATTAAACAGCAAAAGATCAACAATAACAAACCTTAGCAAGCACACAGCTCGAAGGCGCAAGTACAGAGTCGACTGCAGACTGTTTTGTGTCCTGTAAACCACGCCTGGGGCATGCCGACCAATTGAATCAGGCGTCTCTGTGATTGACATCTCTGTAATCCAATAGGAGTCGAAAGCGGAAGACGAATCGTGGTAATCGATTCGAAAGGCCACTCGTCGCCAAAGATGTCTGACAATGCGGAGTCACCGACAGAGGCTCAGAAGGAGGAGTTACACTCACCTCCAGAAGACTCGACAACAAgtgaagagaagaaaaagagtAAGAAAGTATTTTATATGTATACCTTGTTAATTTAGTTTATCGCAACGACTATCAAAGCCGCGATAAAGACCTTCTTCCGGGTAAGTGACGTATCGGGCAAATGTTTTCAGTGACGACCAATGCGGTTGTTGCTTTTTGGGGATCTGACCAATGAGCTTGTAAGTTGCTTATACGTCGGCCCAGTTGGGGacgtagctaatgctaatgtttttAATTGATAACTACTGAATTACAACCATGTAATGCTGTCTTCACATGAATACATTCGTTTAACTATAAGGTTGCCTTGTAGTAGTTACACATTCGGAAAAAATAGTGACGTTAAGTATACGTAAAACTTTGCATTCAGCTGTCGCACGAGATGGTGGATGAAAAATAGCTGTCCATTTGTACggctatttaatttaatttatgagGTAGCAAAAGTACTCCCACTCTGTACTTGATTAAAAGTGTAAACCTGAAAAATATGCAGTAACCacgtatttgtacttttttgctTCTCACTGTTGTATATACTCATTCAATCTTCAGTTGATGTCCTGTTGAAGGCAGTTGGGGACACCCCCATCATGAAAACCAAAAAATGGGCTGTGGACAGGAGCAGGACGGTGCAGTCGCTTTCTCAGTTCATCTCCCGCTTCCTAAAGCTGGATGCCAATGAACAACTGGTAAGAGACaactttgtacaaaatactTTCAGTACAGGCACATCATTACAACACTGGTGCCTGTATGTCTTCGCAGTTCATCTACGTTAACCAGTCGTTTGCTCCGTCACCGGACCAAGAAGTCGGCATACTCTTTGACGTGAGTATCGAAAACACTGCTTTCATAACCAATGTTGGGCCAATGCCATAAACATATTTGCGTGAGTTGAGGATTTAATTttgttgaataaaaaataaaaaataaaaaaaaaggaggaacaTGGCACTCCCTTCAGCTCTCTCATACTCCTCATGAAGAGTTGAACAAGTGAGACAAGGCGACCTCGGCAAAATATTTGCAGCTTGGAAGCACATAcctcaagataaaaaaaaaaagtggaacatTTTAGCCGTATATTCATCAGGTGTAGCAAAATTTCTAAGAATTATTCATCACACTTCTAAAATGGGTTCAATgactaacaaaacaaaatagagtCATTTCAAGTAAATTAAACATCAGCAGCCTTGACCAGCAGAGGACGCCAGATGAGTCAAGAAAATTGTAACTGTGGCAAAAATCCTTTGCTTCAAATTAAAGTGCTGGtgcagtgggggaaaaaaaaaaaaaaaaaaagacaattagaCATCAAAATCCAGAATTAAGAAAACAAACTGTGATGTGAACATCTCACCGCTGTTACTTGTCTGAAGAATCTTTTgtgtttctttctctctctttcagtGTTTTGGCAGTGACAGCAAATTGGTTCTGCATTATTGTAAATCTCAAGCTTGGGGTTGATGTTAGTTTTGGTCTAGACGTGTCCTTTTTAACAAAGACATTATGAACATTTTCCACAAATTAATACAATTCTCAAGTATCTGTGACATGCTTTGGTCAAAATTCCacaacgatttaaaaaaaataaaataaatcacatcaCACTTTTTAGAGATCTTTTGAAACCAGACCCAACTATTTGCATACAAGCAATTCATGACCATTTTTAATACTATGCCCTCAGCGGCATTATCTTGCAGTCTTATTGAGGGGAGAATATTGCATAAAATGTCTCCTTTAACATCAGAgctaacatgtttgttttttttatgtttcatgtacatattgtaaataaatgatcaacaatataaaatttatatttgtgttcatttttatgaaaacaaatatttcattGGAACAGAAAATGgtaggaatttttattttttttttggattgatGAATTTGTCGTTCCCATTCAAGTGGTTTAAACCATAAGGCaactttaattaaattaaaaaacttaAAGGCAAAATATGTTTAAGGAATTttaagaacatttaaaaaacaaagtagAGAAATGAAAAGTTTACCGaaattgcaaaaataatggACAGCACAAGAACATGTTTTTCGGAAAAATGATTATAGAACAGCTGTAAATTAacttaatcatttttatttggggagcatatttttattttttattttgttagcctCTGTTCAAAATCACTTATACATGGGGCTAAATTCAGTTCTGTTGGAGGTTTATACCATTGGGGAGCAGCATTACAGCTCAATGCTGatgcaccatgtttgctttgaaccaTGGCCTCCACTAATTGACTCTTAAGTCTGCTCGCTCtactcagagccctgctgggtttataTTTCTTTAAAGTATCCAGGACTAATACTTTTAGTGGTGAAGGTGTTCACAATGGGAGGCGAGGGGGGGTGCAAGTGCAGTAGGCAGATGGATTTAGAGGGATTACATGAATCAGTGTGAGTTGCTGACATCAATTGCCAAGAAAGACAGTCGAGCGGCGCGGACACAAGAAGCCCGACTCTGCGTCTTTACGAGTGGGCCGGGAGGATTAATAAGAGGGTCGCGGCGCTAGCGGAGGGTCACTGATGCTCATTCCGGACGAGGGAAGGCGGCGATAATGAGCGAAAGGCGCCATAATGTCACGGGGAATCCATTGAAGATGGATCAACGTTATTTTTGACTTTGACGAGGCTCTTGATGAACAAAGATGAGCGAGGATTGTCGGGCTCCTCCACTGCCACCGGTGAACACTGGATGACGGTTTATCGTTTGATGTACCGGCTACAGGATAAAGACTTTGGTAAGTAATTAATACTATGATGGGatgtttgcttatttttttgaagatacatagttgtttgtttgttttttaaatataaaatccaaaatactgttgCCATGGATTTCATCATGCCTACGTAAACAAATACCGTACATGCATTTCTACACCACTAGAAACGTCCACTATTGTTAAATCTAACCAATACTGAACATTCTTTATAAAGGCATTTGTCCAATGCAAGTTTTATACAAATAGAACAGTTTAGAATTATGTAAACAAAACGTGCATTTTTCAATGCATTTTCTATTAAATCGCAGAAAAAGCACCCAAAATAGTGAACTAATGTCCCAATATCATGTGGCTGGTTGTGTATGGTTAGAACCGCACACCTCGAGCACAATCAGATTACAGATTGACAGGGATTAACTGACCAAAATTCGGGTTGGCGCTTTCGTCATAATTTcatcatctctgctttttgttgTCTTCTTTCTTGGCCCGGTGACAGTGCAGGTGGAGTCCATAATGAGCAGCAGGCCAGCGAGTCAGGAAGCGGGGAGGAAGTACATGGCGCGTTTTAAGAAAGTAAACACGTGAGCAACAGGAGAGAGAACTCGAGCATCCGATGCGGTGGACATTTTGAAACCTGGTGCTGTTTTCAACTCAATTCTTCCTTTTGATTTGAGGTGAGACGCTACGTTGATAACTGGGGCTAATCTGCGAAGTGTCAAATGGAAGAGGGGTTGCGTCCACTTTACTACCCAACATTGACGCTCAAAGCATGAAGTTGAATAATCGATAATtgtgcgggttttttttttttttttttttttaagcatttcgtCTGGCAATTGGTTAGTTTACAGTAGGTGACTGCTTGGCCAGTCAGTTGCTGTCACTGGACTTGTAACGCTATGTGGCGCAGCGAAATGTCTAGCCAAGTGAAGTTCCATCTTTTTCACGAAAATGTTATGTCCGATAATGCACAGGCAACATCTGGGTGATAGCGGCAATTTTATTCATATATCACTCATCAACAACACCAGTGCAGCTTTATGACGTCATAACactacatggggaaaaaaaaaatgctacaagcATGTGGAAAATGTTCACCAAAAATTGAGACTGGTAGCATAGTCACTTTAAAGTTGAAGTGAACCTTAAACATTCCATAGCAATAATgttgtatgtgacctcactagtctaaacatgacagtctgattattattaatatttgtgtaatatgaattatgaagcaaaatccagacgtttttatccatctcatggggcggccattttgacacttgctgtcgaccgaagatGACGTCattgttgctcaggcaacaaccaatcacagctcaccagttttctgaagctgcactgtgattggttgttacttgttaCCAATCACAATCACGTCtgcgacacccccccccccccccccccccgccaccccttgctctgtgattggctggaggggtaaacaactgtctgtccacagaaacgtcccgctgttgacgaaacaaacacaaaatggcaaaatacaggctgagggggtgggggattaggaaaaaaaaaaatcaccaccacacattaacagaagcccagaagtgtcgattgagaaggagttcatgggtataaatcctgtatttatatagtgcattttcctgagtgaaaacggaagactgtGATGGTTCCtcaacagccttttttttttaacttgtaggATGATAGTGTTTCTAAAATAACTGATTTACTCCACTAAAGGCCATATATTATTCTATTTATAAAACAATTGTAACTTTCAGACACTATATGTGcggcacattaactcattcactcccagctgttctactggattttgactgattttgcaaaggcccacagaatattgtgttctatttgttgtaaaaacacggaacctaccaaaagaaggttTAGCATCTCTTCCTTCActaggaaaaatatatatatatttttatgtttcagttttgcagcaattagcattggaatatagctaagtttaatcatgattcacaaatctgtttaaaacagtggggaaaagagttttttgcaacatggcccgagttgatctcttatactctgctgccacctgctggccgtttttgtaataactacttttgattcaagcgttctcttcagttcagaggctgcatgaaagccttttgtatgctctagcataaaaaatacaaaaaacgtataaatacgtctttgggagcaaatgagttaatatgactTTGTGGCTACGAGATCCGGCTACTACTTTTAAACTTAGAACATTAAGTCAATCTCGGGTATTCAAATTTGACCTTTCTGTTTGAGCAACTCACCTCAAAGAGTTATTCACAttaacaattttaaatgaaGATAAAAGAAGCTAAAACAATTTTtacacaagatttttttttttttcctgtttctaTCCTCAGGCTCGGATGCAGCCGACCTTCTCTAGTCGGATTTGCCAAAGGCGCAGTTAGGTAACGGTAAAAATCAATAGTAAGCTTTCCAGGCAAGCGCTTGTCTCCTTATGCGAACCATGGAAATCCCCTCTTGTCCATTTTTACCTCCATCTGTTTGCCCGCACGTGCATCGACTTGACAGCATCTTCTTCTCCCGCCTCCCCTTTTAATCACTCTCCGGCGCTTACGTCACATTCATCTTTGCCGCACGGTTTATTAAACCTGGCAAGCTCATCACCTCTCGACCCGCCTCCCCAGCGGAAGCATCTGTTCCTccgtccctctttttttttttttttttttccgcccccCGTCGCCGCCACGCTGTGCTCCGCATTCGTCCGCCGCCTTGCCCCGGCGCCTTCGGCCATGCCGGAGCGCATGTCGCGCCGCTCTCGCTCCCTGCTTTCCCTGACCTTGACCTCTCTGGCCCTGGCGCTCTCCATCCTGGCCCTGTGCACCTCCTACTGGTGCGAGGGAACCCACAAGGTGGTCAAGCCCCTCTGCCTGTCGCCCGTCAAGATGAAGAACTGCGGGCAGAACAACAGCGAGCCTTACACGACAGGTACTTCATTTTCCGTCTTCATTCTCCAAAGGCTTGTCTGTATacgtctactttttttttttttctgaaaaagttaccaaaaaaaaaaaaaaaagtacatgtccTTTTCATTTAGACTGTTGTTTAAATATTGTCACGGTGGATTGCTTTTTCCTTTTCCGGCAATCGGGCCTTCACTCACCTATACTTTATGATCATTTGCTGCAATTGTATGAAATAGCATGtctaataatgaaataatctagtttttttttttttttaatgtgatgaaaaaaaatattgcaatataaataaaataatggcaACATTTTCCATTAATGCCCAATAAGcagtaaatgtaaataatcaATTTGCCTTACCATATTCTGA
Coding sequences:
- the isoc2 gene encoding isochorismatase domain-containing protein 2, translating into MAGIGRLSTKDAVLLLCDMQEKFRPNIFQFTNIVSNAARLLQASQVLGIPAILTEQYPKGLGPTVPELGAEGLTAHAKTSFTMMIEEVQKEMQSLGNPKQAILCGIEAHACIACTTFDLLEKGIEVHIVSDAVSSRSQTDRLFALSRLKQSGAFLTTTEAVLLQLVQGAKHPNFKEIQQLMMQPSPDTGLLAYFSAL
- the atg12 gene encoding ubiquitin-like protein ATG12, translating into MSDNAESPTEAQKEELHSPPEDSTTSEEKKKIDVLLKAVGDTPIMKTKKWAVDRSRTVQSLSQFISRFLKLDANEQLFIYVNQSFAPSPDQEVGILFDCFGSDSKLVLHYCKSQAWG